Below is a window of Frigoribacterium sp. SL97 DNA.
TGAACCAGAATCAGTCGTGTTGCCAATTACACCATACCCCAATGATGACAACCGTCAGGTCTACATCACTGTCGGCCCATCATCTGGACCGACGTCTACTGTACAGCATCTGCCAGGTGTTCGAGGCCACCGATGAGGTCCCGGTTGATCACGGCAGCGACGCGGGCGCCGTCGCCGGCGGCAACGATGAGTTGCTGGGGACCGGGTGCGGTGCTCTCGCCGGCGGCGTACAGCCCGGGAACCGACGTGCGACCATGGCCGTCCACGACGAGCAGTCCGTCGCCGTCCAGGTCGGCCCCCGTCGCCGAGACGTAGTCGAGCGCGGCCGACCACTCCGGGCGGACGAAACCACCGGCCCGAGGCACGACCGTGCCGTCCTCGAGCACGACCCCACGCATGCCGTCACGATCGCCGTCGATGCTCGTGACGCGACGACGGTCCACGGTGATCCCCCGGGCTGCCAACGCAGCCTCGTCCTCCGAGGTCACCACGTCCGAACCGTGCGTGAAGACGATGAGGTCATCGGTCCACTGCGAGAGCAACAGGGCGCGGTCGACGAGGTCGGGGTGCTCACCGATCAGGGCGAGTGGCTGGTCACGCTTGTCGTACCCGTCGCACTCGATGCAACTGTGGACGTACGTGCCGTAGAACGCTCGGAGTTGGGCGATCTCAGGCAGGGTCTCGCTCAGCCCCGTCGTCACCAGGACGATCCCTGCCAGCGCGGACGACTCCTGCCCACGGAACGCGCACGAGATCTCGAACCCGCCGTCGACCGGGACGACGTTCGTCGCCAGGGTCTGCCGGTGTTCGGCCCCCTCGTACCCCAGGAACTCGTCGCGTCCGAGCTTGCGGAGCTCGAGCGGCGAGATGCCGTCGCGGGTGAGGTACCCGTGCGAGAGCAGCGTGGCGGAGTTCCGCGGCCGGTTGCTGTCGATCAGCACGACGCGTCGGCGGGCGCGGACGAGGTTGAGCGCAGCGCTCAACCCTGCGGGGCCGCCCCCGATGACAGCGACGTCGTAGCGCTCGATCATGAGCGGTCGGCGAGAGCCGCGAGTCGGGCAAGGGTCGACTCGCGGCCGAGGATCTCCATCGACTCGAACAACGGCGGACTCACGCGACGCCCGGACAGCGCCACCCGCAACGGGCCGTAGGCCACGCGGGGCTTGAGGCCGAGTCCGTCGACGAGCGCCTCCTTGAGGACCGCCTGGATCGACTCGTGCGTCCAGTCAGCCAGGCCCTCGAGGGCAGCCGAGGAGGCGCGCAGCACCTCGGTGGACCGCTCGCCCAGTGAGGCCAGCGCGTCGTCCTCGTGGACCAGGTCTTCGTCGGCGACGAACAAGAAGCCGAGCATGCCACGAGCCTCGGACAGGAGGGTCATGCGTTCTTGGACGAGGGGCGCCGCCTGCACGAGCACGGCACGCTCGGCCTCCGTCGGCGGAACGCTGACGACCCCGTCGAGGTAGGGCAGCAGTCGCTCGGTGAAGTCCCCGACGGACAGCAGTCGGATGTGGTCGCCGTTGATCGACTCGGCCTTCTTCACGTCGAATCGCGCGGGGTTCGGGTTCACGTCGACGACGTCGAACGCCGCGACCATCTCGTCGATCGAGAACACGTCCCGATCGTGAGTCAAGGACCACCCCAGGAGCGCCAGGTAGTTGACGAGGCCCTCGGGGATGAAGCCGCGGTCTCGGTGATGGAACAGGTTGGACTCGGGATCGCGCTTCGAGAGCTTCTTGTTGCCGTCGCCCATGACATAGGGCAGATGGCCGAACCGAGGGACGAACGTGGTGATGCCGAGCTCGACCAGCGCCTCGTAGAGGGCGATCTGGCGGGGAGTGGACGAGAGGAGGTCCTCACCGCGCAGGACGTGGGTGATGCCCATCAGAGCATCGTCCAGCGGGTTCACGAAAGTGTAGAGAGGCACACCGTTCGGTCGGACGACGACGAAGTCGCTGAACGATCCCGCCGGGAACGTGATCGCACCGCGGACGAGGTCGTCGAAGCTGAGGTCGCGGTCGGGCACTCGCAACCGGAGTGCCGGCTGACGCCCCTCGGCTCGGAACGCCGCACGTTGTGGGTCGCTCAGCTCACGCTCGAAGTTGTCGTAACCCTGCTTGGGGTCTCGACCGTTGGCGATGTTGCGAGCCTCGATCTCCTCACCCGTGGCGAAACTCTCGTAGAGAAGCCCCCGCTCGAGCAGCTGATCGATGACCCCGCGATAGATGTCGTGGCGCTGAGACTGACGGTAGGGGCCATGAGGCGCACCCGCGTCCACGCCCTCGTCCCAATCGATCTTGAGCCAGCGCAGGCCGTCGAGGATCTGCTCGTAGCTCTCTTCGCTGTCTCGGGCCGCATCGGTGTCTTCGATGCGGAAAACGAGCTTGCCACCCGTGTGTCGGGCGTAGGCCCAGTTGAAGAGGGCGGTGCGGATGAGGCCGACATGCGGCGTTCCGGTGGGCGAGGGGCAGAACCGCACGCGCACGTCGGTGCCGGTGGCGGTGGAGAAGGGAGCTGACATCGCTGACGATCTTACCGGGGTTGGTGGGTGGGTCAGCGTTAAACGCAGAAAGGCCCCTTCCGAGGAAGGGGCCTTTCTGGTGTTTCGTGTGCTGTTCGCACTAAAAGGAGTCCGGCGGTGTCCTACTCTCCCACAAGGTCCCCCTTGCAGTACCATCGGCGCTGAGAGTCTTAGCTTCCGGGTTCGGAATGTGACCGGGCGTTTCCCTCTCGCTATGGCCGCCGAAACATTTACCACACACCATCACTGGTGGTGAAGTCTGTTTCAGACCATGCACCCCATCCGTTACAGATGTGGCGACTTGTCTGTTGAGTTGTTCCCGACCGTATTTCGGGAACCACATAGTGGACGCAAGCAGCTTTCCCCCACCTCTACAGGGAGGGAGTGTTGTCAAGTTATCGGCTTATTAGTACCGGTCAGCTCCATGGGTCGTTAGTCCCCACTTCCACATCCGGCCTATCAACCCAGTAGTCTAGCTGGGAGCCTCTCACCCCTAAGGGTATGGAAATCTCATCTCGAAGCCGGCTTCCCGCTTAGATGCTTTCAGCGGTTATCCGTTCCGAACGTAGCTAATCAGCGGTGCCCTTGGCAGAACAACTGACACACCAGAGGTTCGTCCATCCCGGTCCTCTCGTACTAGGGATAGATCTTCTCAAATTTCCTACGCGCGCAGCGGATAGGGACCGAACTGTCTCACGACGTTCTAAACCCAGCTCGCGTACCGCTTTAATGGGCGAACAGCCCAACCCTTGGGACCTACTCCAGCCCCAGGATGCGACGAGCCGACATCGAGGTGCCAAACCATGCCGTCGATATGGACTCTTGGGCAAGATCAGCCTGTTATCCCCGAGGTACCTTTTATCCGTTGAGCGACAGCGCTTCCACAAGCCACTGCCGGATCACTAGTCCCGACTTTCGTCCCTGCTCGACTTGTCAGTCTCACAGTCAAGCTCCCTTGTGCACTTACACTCGACACCTGATTGCCAACCAGGTTGAGGGAACCTTTGGGCGCCTCCGTTACTTTTTGGGAGGCAACCGCCCCAGTTAAACTACCCACCAGGCACTGTCCCAGAACCGGATCACGGTTCGTAGTTAGATATCCAAAGTGACCAGAGTGGTATTTCAACAATGACTCCACCTGAACTAGCATCCAAGCTTCACAGTCTCCCACCTATCCTACACAAGCCACTCCGAACACCAATACCAAGCTGTAGTAAAGGTCACGGGGTCTTTCCGTCCTGCTGCGCGTAACGAGCATCTTTACTCGTAGTGCAATTTCGCCGAGTTCGCGGTTGAGACAGCTGGGAAGTCGTTACGCCATTCGTGCAGGTCGGAACTTACCCGACAAGGAATTTCGCTACCTTAGGATGGTTATAGTTACCACCGCCGTTTACTGGGGCTTAAATTCTGAGCTTCGCTTGCGCTAACCCTTCCTCTTAACCTTCCAGCACCGGGCAGGCGTCAGTCCGTATACATCGTCTTGCGACTTGGCACGGACCTGTGTTTTTAGTAAACAGTCGCTTCCCACTGGTCTCTGCGGCCTTTCCCGCTCCGGGAGTAAATCCCATCACGGTTCCGGCCCCCCTTCTCCCGAAGTTACGGGGGCATTTTGCCGAGTTCCTTAACCACGATTCTCTCGATCTCCTTGGTATTCTCTACCTGACCACCTGAGTCGGTTTGGGGTACGGGCGGCTTGAACCTCACGTCGATGCTTTTCTCGGCAGCATAGGATCACTGATTTCCCCCAATCGGGGTACGCATCGGATCTCAGGCGCATTGACGACGGATTTGCCTATCGTCAGCCCTACATCCTTACACCAGGTTCACCTTACGGATACCATCGCCTGGCTCAGCTACCTTCCTGCGTCACACCTGTTAATACGTTAACCGCACCAGCATGGGGTCGAGCGTTAGACCGGCCGGCATCACCCCGAAGGGATCCACTCAGCCGGGTTAGGACTCTTAGCACCACTGGATTAGCTTGGGCGGTTCTTCGCCGGTACGGGAATATCAACCCGTTGTCCATCGACTACGCCTGTCGGCCTCGCCTTAGGTCCCGACTTACCCAGGGCGGATTAACCTGGCCCTGGAACCCTTGGTCTTTCGGAGGACGGGTTTCTCACCCGTCTTTCGCTACTCATGCCTGCATTCTCACTCGTGTGGCCTCCACGGCTGGTTTACACCGCCGCTTCACTGGCCACACGACGCTCTCCTACCACTCCGTACGACTGAACCACGAAGGCTTGTCTATAATACGAAATCTACAACTTCGGTGGTGTGCTTGAGCCCCGTTACATTGTCGGCGCGGAATCACTTGACCAGTGAGCTATTACGCACTCTTTCAAGGGTGGCTGCTTCTAAGCCAACCTCCTGGTTGTCTATGCAACTCCACATCCTTTCCCACTTAGCACACGCTTAGGGACCTTAGTTGGTAGTCTGGGTTGTTTCCCTCTCGACGATGAAGCTTATCCCCCACCGTCTCACTGCTGCGCTCTCACTTACCGGCATTCGGAGTTTGGCTGACGTCAGTAAGCTTTTGGGCCCCATCGGCCATCCAGTAGCTCTACCTCCGGCAAGAAACACGCAACGCTGCACCTAAATGCATTTCGGAGAGAACCAGCTATCACGAAGTTTGATTGGCCTTTCACCCCTATCCACAGCTCATCCCCTCAGTTTTCAACCTAAGTGGGTTCGGTCCTCCACGACGTCTTACCGTCGCTTCAACCTGGCCATGGATAGATCACTTCGCTTCGGGTCTAGGACATGCGACTGGATCGCCCTATTAAGACTCGCTTTCGCTACGGCTACCCCACACGGGTTAACCTCGCCACATATCGCTAACTCGCAGGCTCATTCTTCAAAAGGCACGCTGTCACCCCTACAAGGAGGCTCCAACGGTTTGTAAGCAAACGGTTTCAGGTACTATTTCACTCCCCTCCCGGGGTACTTTTCACCTTTCCCTCACGGTACTTGTCCGCTATCGGTCATCTGGGAGTATTTAGGCTTATCAGGTGGTCCTGACAGATTCACACGGGATTTCTCGGGCCCCGAGCTACTTGGGATCCCCATTCAGCCAGCGCCAGCATTTCGGCTACGGGGTTCGCACCCTCTATGACCAGCCATTCAAAGCTGTTCGCCTATACTGCGCTGTAACTGTTCCTGTCCGGCAGAACAGGACAACGGGTCCCACAACCCCGACCATGCAACGACCGCCGTCTATCACACATGACCGGTTTAGCCTCTTCCGATTTCGCTCGCCACTACTGACGGAATCACTGTTGTTTTCTCTTCCTGTGGGTACTGAGATGTTTCACTTCCCCACGTTCCCTCTACCCGCCCTATATATTCAGGCGGGAGTCACCAGACATAACGCCTGGCGGGGTTTCCCCATTCGGAAATCCTCGGATCAGGGCTCGATTATCAGCTCCCCGAGGCTTATCGCAGATTTCTACGTCCTTCTTCGGCTCCAGATGCCAAGGCATCCACCGTTTGCTCTTAGAAACTTGACCACAAAGTTGCTGCCAGCCAAAGACTGACAGCTCAGTGTTATCTCATTCGCCAACCACACCCAAAGGGCGGATTGGTCTAAGAAATTGCACTTAGTATCACAAACAACAACCAACCCGAAGGCCGGCCCTGCTTGCGACTAAGATGCTCGCGTCCACTGTGTAGTTCTCAAAATACGGGCGGCACCATGATCACCCTGCGATTGATGCAGGACTTTCATGGCCCAGAGGAAAAACCCCCACACTCAAAGCATGGGTGCTTGGTCCCTCAGGACCCAACAGCGTGCACGCCCCCCACCTCGAACACCCTCACCTTCCAGACACCCGAAGGTGCCGTACTAGCGCTGATGCTCTCCGCGAAGAGCCATTGTCAATGTTCCACCCATGAGCGCCGGCCGAAGACATTCGCTTCGAAACCGACTTGACTCGTTGACCCCCGTGTATACCGCGGGGCGAGTACATGCTCCTTAGAAAGGAGGTGATCCAGCCGCACCTTCCGGTACGGCTACCTTGTTACGACTTAGTCCTAATCACCGATCCCACCTTCGACAGCTCCATCCACAAGGGTTAGGCCACTGGCTTCGGGTGTTACCGACTTTCATGACTTGACGGGCGGTGTGTACAAGGCCCGGGAACGTATTCACCGCAGCGTTGCTGATCTGCGATTACTAGCGACTCCGACTTCATGAGGTCGAGTTGCAGACCTCAATCCGAACTGAGACCGGCTTTTTGGGATTCGCTCCACCTTACGGTATCGCAGCCCTTTGTACCGGCCATTGTAGCATGCGTGAAGCCCAAGACATAAGGGGCATGATGATTTGACGTCATCCCCACCTTCCTCCGAGTTGACCCCGGCAGTCTCCTATGAGTTCCCACCATAACGTGCTGGCAACATAGAACGAGGGTTGCGCTCGTTGCGGGACTTAACCCAACATCTCACGACACGAGCTGACGACAACCATGCACCACCTGTATACCGACCTTGCGGGGCGACCATCTCTGGACGTTTCCGGTATATGTCAAGCCTTGGTAAGGTTCTTCGCGTTGCATCGAATTAATCCGCATGCTCCGCCGCTTGTGCGGGCCCCCGTCAATTCCTTTGAGTTTTAGCCTTGCGGCCGTACTCCCCAGGCGGGGAACTTAATGCGTTAGCTGCGACACGGAGACCGTGGAATGGCCCCCAC
It encodes the following:
- a CDS encoding NAD(P)/FAD-dependent oxidoreductase, which codes for MIERYDVAVIGGGPAGLSAALNLVRARRRVVLIDSNRPRNSATLLSHGYLTRDGISPLELRKLGRDEFLGYEGAEHRQTLATNVVPVDGGFEISCAFRGQESSALAGIVLVTTGLSETLPEIAQLRAFYGTYVHSCIECDGYDKRDQPLALIGEHPDLVDRALLLSQWTDDLIVFTHGSDVVTSEDEAALAARGITVDRRRVTSIDGDRDGMRGVVLEDGTVVPRAGGFVRPEWSAALDYVSATGADLDGDGLLVVDGHGRTSVPGLYAAGESTAPGPQQLIVAAGDGARVAAVINRDLIGGLEHLADAVQ
- the gltX gene encoding glutamate--tRNA ligase — encoded protein: MSAPFSTATGTDVRVRFCPSPTGTPHVGLIRTALFNWAYARHTGGKLVFRIEDTDAARDSEESYEQILDGLRWLKIDWDEGVDAGAPHGPYRQSQRHDIYRGVIDQLLERGLLYESFATGEEIEARNIANGRDPKQGYDNFERELSDPQRAAFRAEGRQPALRLRVPDRDLSFDDLVRGAITFPAGSFSDFVVVRPNGVPLYTFVNPLDDALMGITHVLRGEDLLSSTPRQIALYEALVELGITTFVPRFGHLPYVMGDGNKKLSKRDPESNLFHHRDRGFIPEGLVNYLALLGWSLTHDRDVFSIDEMVAAFDVVDVNPNPARFDVKKAESINGDHIRLLSVGDFTERLLPYLDGVVSVPPTEAERAVLVQAAPLVQERMTLLSEARGMLGFLFVADEDLVHEDDALASLGERSTEVLRASSAALEGLADWTHESIQAVLKEALVDGLGLKPRVAYGPLRVALSGRRVSPPLFESMEILGRESTLARLAALADRS